The Pseudomonas sp. HOU2 DNA window TTCCCTGTATCAGGGACCGCCATGGGCCAAGTCCGGGTCGTTGCGCAAATCGGTGCGTGACTGCCTGTAAAGCCCAGCCTCAGATGCAAAAGCCCACCGCAAAAAAAGCAGAAACCAGATCACCGGTTTCTGCTTTTTTTTGCTTTGCGAAATGCGCTGTGACAGATCGGCACGAGGCGTATTCCAGTGTGCACTAGGCTTTGATTGCCGGTCACTTATCAGGCCGGCAAGTCTTTCAAGGAGCCACGGATCATGGATGATCTGGTCAAGGAAGTTATCCCGTTGTTGCAGTATTTGATTCCCGGATTCGTTTCTACCTGGATTTTCTACACGCTCACTTCATTCAAGCGGCCTGATACGTTCGGGCAGATTGTGCAGGCGTTGATCTTTACGTTTGTGATTCATGGGGTGGTGCTGGGGATCGGGGCTATTGGCTTATGGATAGGCTCGAAGGGCTTTTCTGTAGGGAAATGGGATGGCAAGGCCCAGGCGACATGGGCGTTCATGGTTTCAATGGGACTCGGTTTGTTGTCGTGTGCTCTGGCTTCGAATGACAAACTGCACAAATGGTTACGAAGTAAAAATGTAACCAATAAAAACTCTTACCC harbors:
- a CDS encoding DUF6338 family protein, translating into MDDLVKEVIPLLQYLIPGFVSTWIFYTLTSFKRPDTFGQIVQALIFTFVIHGVVLGIGAIGLWIGSKGFSVGKWDGKAQATWAFMVSMGLGLLSCALASNDKLHKWLRSKNVTNKNSYPSEWYSTFARHNRLVTLHLTDERRLFGWPVEWPSGPLEGQFIMLNPGWLGADGVALPFGAELLVIDSSKVQWVEFSSVEEVSS